The Limisphaerales bacterium genome has a window encoding:
- a CDS encoding HlyD family efflux transporter periplasmic adaptor subunit, translating into MTIKKPHQFSATQGGFTLGKIIGLMAVIGLVVGGVWGGRHLLGQKNETARQDTYWTAEKADFQVTVKLTGELESTDVVEIKCGLEGTTTIEWIVEEGTEVKGNSLYTLKPGDTLESIAKYHDKDALSIRLLNEKRMLDWDLLPADEEIELPGDLLVQLDPLGLEERISNQEIALQNAENNLNRAKGNMEILKYSTALADKVANNSYTNALLDLDKARNSTVKNHVKDLKGQITNLTNKVSISEAKLKWLKELEAKQFLSKMSLREEQQKVAEFRHNIEMAQAQLDAYEKYDKISLLSIRGLAVAEAKVNIERTKVKNIADLRDANSTVFTMVKTLAFQHKKLEDLNEQMANTRIYAPSGGQVVYFAESYKEFGPIMNGARVHRGRNLLKLPKTRSLKITLDVPQAKRRQLRRGMKAWVEIEGVTIPGVLSVLGATVDTNKRRHSETIVFNGEITFDSSLLPSTASEGMSARVEIEVINLIGENQRVKVPNQCVTTRVRNGLAEQGCWVLNLTTQKPEWRPVTIEYHDEQFIAIKDEPGTGRGLQPGERVHLSPLSEAENLNLEEGVGNKSSPQPTAAQTPAGN; encoded by the coding sequence ATGACAATCAAAAAACCACATCAATTTAGTGCGACCCAAGGCGGATTCACGCTGGGAAAAATAATCGGCTTGATGGCAGTCATTGGCTTGGTGGTGGGGGGTGTCTGGGGCGGGCGGCATTTGTTGGGTCAGAAAAACGAGACCGCGCGGCAGGACACATATTGGACCGCGGAGAAAGCTGATTTTCAGGTGACGGTCAAACTCACGGGCGAATTGGAATCGACCGATGTGGTGGAAATCAAGTGTGGGCTGGAAGGCACCACCACCATCGAGTGGATTGTGGAGGAGGGCACCGAGGTAAAAGGTAATTCCCTCTACACCCTCAAACCCGGAGACACGCTGGAATCCATCGCCAAGTATCACGACAAGGACGCGCTTTCGATTCGCTTGTTAAATGAGAAACGGATGTTGGACTGGGATCTTTTGCCGGCAGACGAGGAAATTGAACTTCCCGGTGACCTCTTGGTGCAGCTCGATCCGCTGGGGCTGGAAGAACGCATCAGCAATCAGGAAATCGCCCTGCAAAATGCGGAGAACAATCTCAACCGCGCCAAAGGCAACATGGAAATTTTGAAATATTCTACCGCTCTGGCAGATAAGGTGGCGAACAATTCTTACACCAACGCCCTGCTCGATCTCGACAAAGCGCGCAACAGCACGGTGAAAAATCACGTCAAGGATTTGAAGGGGCAAATCACCAACCTCACCAACAAAGTTTCCATTTCCGAGGCCAAGCTCAAATGGCTCAAAGAGTTGGAGGCCAAGCAGTTTTTGTCGAAGATGTCCCTGCGCGAGGAGCAGCAAAAAGTCGCTGAGTTTCGCCACAACATTGAGATGGCCCAGGCGCAACTGGATGCGTACGAGAAGTACGACAAGATTTCACTGCTGAGCATCCGCGGGCTGGCCGTGGCCGAGGCCAAGGTGAACATCGAACGTACCAAGGTCAAAAACATCGCCGACTTACGCGATGCCAATTCCACCGTGTTTACCATGGTCAAAACCCTCGCCTTTCAGCACAAGAAACTTGAAGACCTCAACGAGCAAATGGCCAACACCAGAATCTATGCACCCTCCGGCGGGCAAGTTGTTTACTTTGCCGAGAGCTACAAGGAATTCGGCCCCATTATGAATGGCGCGCGCGTGCATCGTGGTCGCAATTTACTGAAGCTGCCCAAGACCCGCTCCCTGAAAATCACGCTCGACGTGCCCCAAGCCAAGCGCCGCCAACTACGCCGCGGCATGAAAGCCTGGGTAGAAATCGAGGGCGTCACAATCCCCGGCGTCCTCTCGGTGCTCGGAGCCACGGTGGATACCAACAAACGCCGCCACAGCGAGACGATTGTTTTCAACGGCGAAATCACCTTCGACAGCAGCCTGCTCCCCAGCACCGCTTCCGAAGGGATGAGCGCGCGTGTGGAAATTGAGGTCATCAACCTCATCGGTGAAAACCAGCGCGTCAAAGTTCCCAACCAATGCGTCACCACCCGCGTCCGCAACGGCCTAGCCGAGCAGGGCTGTTGGGTGCTCAATCTCACCACCCAAAAACCTGAATGGCGGCCGGTCACCATCGAGTATCATGATGAACAATTCATCGCCATCAAGGACGAGCCGGGCACTGGGCGCGGATTGCAGCCCGGTGAACGGGTTCACCTTTCACCCTTGTCCGAGGCAGAAAACCTGAACCTTGAGGAAGGCGTAGGCAACAAGAGCTCCCCTCAACCCACCGCTGCCCAAACCCCTGCCGGCAATTAG
- a CDS encoding ABC transporter permease: MLGMIIGVWAVITLVAIGEGASHDAQEAIKALGAKNVIIRSVKPLSDKIQIQGREHEWVATYGLNNADAARIRDTVPGVQRVLPILTQRKNAMHGMRSHDCQLIGTFPDYPAFTQARIKAGRFLSEFEELNRISSCVITLELAEKLFVGQNPLMQKIVMRGFESAQVFQVVGILQERTDSVKRTQTKDASGRTTASNVYIPLSTFKALYTTKNIDRSPGMLKVERVELTEIRVEFASEAQVISSLPRLRDALDTTRKGIVDYEIQVPIDELNTLKVQKARDTRMLMYIACISLLVGGIGIMNIMLATVTERTQEIGVRRALGATRGDITVQFLTETLMLCLIGGGIGVLGGCGFAAFRHHILESTTLVTDWSVLLAFGLSVLVGLIFGMYPARRAALLDPIEALRHS, encoded by the coding sequence ATGCTCGGCATGATTATCGGCGTGTGGGCCGTCATCACCCTCGTCGCCATCGGCGAAGGCGCCAGCCACGACGCGCAGGAAGCCATCAAGGCGCTCGGCGCGAAAAACGTCATCATCCGAAGCGTCAAGCCATTATCCGACAAGATTCAAATTCAGGGCCGGGAACACGAATGGGTGGCCACTTACGGCCTCAATAACGCCGATGCCGCGCGTATTCGCGACACTGTACCCGGCGTGCAACGCGTGCTGCCCATTCTCACTCAGCGCAAAAATGCCATGCACGGTATGCGCAGCCACGACTGCCAACTCATTGGCACCTTCCCCGACTATCCCGCTTTCACCCAGGCCCGCATAAAGGCCGGGCGCTTTTTGAGTGAATTTGAGGAATTAAATCGCATCTCCTCCTGCGTCATCACGTTGGAATTGGCGGAAAAATTATTTGTCGGCCAAAACCCGCTCATGCAAAAAATTGTCATGCGCGGTTTTGAATCCGCGCAAGTATTTCAAGTGGTCGGCATATTACAGGAACGCACTGACAGCGTGAAGCGCACGCAAACCAAGGACGCCTCCGGCCGCACCACCGCTTCCAACGTGTACATTCCCCTCTCCACGTTTAAAGCACTGTACACCACCAAGAACATCGACCGCAGCCCCGGCATGCTCAAGGTCGAGCGGGTGGAGCTTACAGAAATTCGCGTAGAATTTGCCTCGGAGGCGCAGGTCATCTCCAGCTTGCCGCGCCTGCGCGATGCGCTCGATACCACCCGCAAAGGCATCGTCGATTATGAAATCCAAGTTCCCATTGACGAGCTCAATACCCTCAAAGTACAGAAGGCGCGCGACACCCGCATGCTCATGTACATCGCCTGCATCTCGCTGCTCGTCGGCGGCATTGGCATCATGAACATCATGCTCGCCACCGTCACCGAGCGCACCCAGGAAATCGGCGTCCGCCGCGCGTTGGGCGCCACGCGCGGCGATATCACCGTGCAGTTCCTCACCGAAACCCTCATGCTGTGCCTCATCGGCGGCGGCATCGGCGTGCTCGGTGGGTGTGGATTTGCAGCCTTCCGCCATCACATTCTCGAATCCACCACTCTCGTCACGGACTGGTCAGTCCTGCTCGCCTTCGGTCTCTCGGTATTGGTCGGGCTGATCTTTGGGATGTACCCCGCCCGTCGAGCCGCTTTGTTGGACCCCATCGAGGCGCTGCGCCATTCATAG